From Pristiophorus japonicus isolate sPriJap1 unplaced genomic scaffold, sPriJap1.hap1 HAP1_SCAFFOLD_267, whole genome shotgun sequence, the proteins below share one genomic window:
- the LOC139247275 gene encoding histone H2B 7-like, producing the protein MSLRDRIGPPFTSPRNRVGPWFPSPRNLASACVITQSRVGPRPKWRPLSPLPARETLTTKKVIKKTSPKGDKERRRWRKESYSIYIYNVHPGISSKAMDIMNSFVNYILERIAGEASRLAHYNKCRTISSWEMQTTVRLLLPRELAKHAVSERTKVVTKYTSSK; encoded by the exons ATGTCGCTGCGCGATCGCATCGGCCCGCCGTTCACGTCTCCTCGCAATCGCGTCGGCCCGTGGTTCCCGTCACCGCGCAACCTCGCATCGGCCTGCGTCATCACGCAATctcgcgtcggcccgcg ACCAAAATGGCGTCCGCTGAGCCCGCTCCCCGCCCGGGAAACACTTaccaccaagaaagtaatcaagaaaacatcgCCGAAGGGCGACAAGGAGCGCAgaaggtggaggaaggagagttactccatctacatctacaacgtTCACcctggcatctcctccaaggccatggacatcatgaactcgtttgtgaactatattttggagcgcatcgcgggtgaggcttcccgcctggcccattacaacaagtgccgcaccatcagctcctggGAGATGCAGACCACCGTGCGCCTGTTGCTGCccagggagctggccaagcacgccgtgtcggaaaggACAAAGGTGgttaccaagtacaccagctccaagtaa